Genomic segment of uncultured Tolumonas sp.:
CGGTTCAGTGCGCTGCTGAATATCAGTTTCCAGCATCCAGCGGAAATCCAGCGGTACAAATTCACGGTTACCGGTTTTTACCAGATAACGAGTGAGCACTTCACCGACGTTAGCAGGCAATTTAACACCCATCGCCTGAATACGTGTACTTGGGACCAGTTCATGATCATATAACTCGCCGATCACGATTTCTGGTTTGCCATTTTCAGTGACATGCCATTCATAGATGGTGTGAGGCCAGAAATAGACCAAGCCACGCCAGCCAATTAGCATCAACAGACCGATAACGGCAACCAGACTGAGACTCACCGCACCACCGGTCATCCAGATCCAGGGAGAGCCTGATTTAAACCACTTTTTCATGCTGCTTTATCCTTTGATCCGATTACATGGAGCTGTATTTTTCACGCAGACGTTGGCGAATAAACTCGGCAATGCTGTTGAAAATAAAGGTGAACACGAACAGTACAAATGCCGCCAGGAACAACACACGGTAGTGTGAACTGCCTACTTCTGACTCTGGCATTTCTACCGCGATGTTGGCAGCTAAGGTACGCAGACCTTCAAAGATACTCATGTTCATGATCGGTGTATTACCGGTGGCCATCAGTACAATCATGGTTTCGCCGACCGCACGGCCTAAGCCCATCATCACTGCAGAGAAAATACCGGGGCTCGCGGTCAGAATGACGACACGACTCAATGTCTGCCACGGTGTTGCACCTAACGCCAGCGAACCTTGTGTCAGATGTTTTGGCACCGAGAACACCGCATCCTCAGCAATCGAGAAGATAGTTGGGATCACCGCAAAACCCATCGCAATACCGACGACCAGCGAGTTACGTTGGTCAAAACGAATACCGATATCGTTGGTAATAAAGCCGCGCACATTACCGTGGAACAAATGTGTTTCCAGGAATGGGCTTATTTCAATACAGCCCCAGCCAATCAACACAATCACTGGTACCAGCACTAGCGCGTGCCAGCCTTCCGGCAATACAGATTTGATCTTACGTGGTAATGCATTCCAGCCCATACCGGTCAGCAACACGCCCAGCGGTAATGACACCAGCATGAGCACAATACCGGGCAGGTTTTCTTCAATCGCCGGTGCTAGCCACAGACCCGCCATAAAACCGAGGATCACCGTCGGTAACGCCGCCATGATTTCCACGGTAGGCTTAACGAAGTTACGCATTCCCGCCGACATGAAATAACCGGCGTAAATCGCACCCGACAAAGCAATCGGCACAGCAAACAGCATGGCATAAAACGCCGCTTTCAATGTACCAAACGCTAACGGCACCAGACTCAGTTTGGGTTCAAAGTCATCAGAGGCTGATGTCGATTGCCATACGAACTGCGGTTCTGGATAACCTTCGTACCATACCTGCGTCCACAAGGAACTCCAGCTCACTTCAGGGTGTTCATTGTTAACGTGGAACAGCTGGAATTTATCATTCTGCTGTAACAGCAACGCCGAGTTACGTGGCGACAGTGCCATCGCATCTAACGCGGTAGTGCCTAAATTTTCAGCATACAGACGGGCATGACTGGTGGTGTAAAACAGTTCAATATGGTTCTCACCAGACAAAGTCGCAAAACCTTTGCGGTTGTGTTCCGGCGCTAACGCACGAATGGATTTGTCAGCCTGAAATTCACGAATTTGGGTAAATTTACGTTCGCCGTTTTTCAGCACTTCAAACCACTGCGAGATCACACCATTATCATTAGCAACCAGTAGCGAAGATGCGCCACTTAGTAATGAAATGTTGGTAACATTCGCTTGCTGCGCATTGACCTGCAACGATGCTTTCAGCGTGATGTTCTCTGGTGTCACGATGTTATAGATAGACAATAAATTGCCCACGCGCACCAATAAGACATTTAAATTCGGCGTTAAGATCAGCTGGTCAATTTTGCCGGTAATTTCAGGCAAACGATAATGCTGGCTCTGCCATTCCACTTCACCGGAAAGGAAGTTTTCTTCACCACTTTGTACTAATAATTGCGCACCGGCTTCCGTCGCAAACGCGAATACTCGTTTATCTGATTTAGCTTCATAAGCTAACTGAGTGATCGCATGCCCTTCTGGATCAAGTTCAATCGGGCTAGTACCTAACGGGTATTTGATTTCAGCTTCCGTAAGGTGCGTTTTACCTTCAGGATAGGTAGTCACAAAATCAGGCTGTAATACCTGCGCCTTACCATTGGCAAAACCATACACCACCATCGGTTTGCCGAGCGCAGTATTAGCTACCGCTGTCACCGTATCAGCAGGTGAATTATGCAGTAACACGCTGCCAACCGGATGACCCGAATCTTTATTCAGCGAAAAGAAATCGATATCGCCTTGTTGGCTGAAACGATAACCCACTTGATTTTGCTCATCGGTTCCCAAGATTGCAGTGGTGCCCTTTACCGGCACCTGCAAAGAAGCAGCAGGTTCCAGTGAAGCACCCACAAAAATAGGTTTAACGACATAGAGCAGATAGAAAAATATCAGCAACAACGCAACTAACACCAGGATACCCCCGGTAGTTACGCCGATACTGGCAAGACGATCGGTGACACGCCGCTTTCGGCTGCCGGACATCGTCAGATTGATGGATTCTGTTGACATGAAGACCTCAACTCCACTTTAGAGTAGCGCCATTCTAGGGAAGTCAGATGACAGTTTTGTTACAACGCTGTCATTTGTTGTTATTTCAGCATTTAGTTTAGCGTTGGAATGATTCTTTAGAGTTCTATTACAGCGATTGACACCAGATTGTCATATAGTTGACATATAATATGACTGCAATGCTTTGTTATCTAAGCATGTGCAGCAAGAAAAAAGAGCGATGAGGATTGGCATGAATAGTGACAAATTATGGCTTGAAAAAGAGCTGAGCTGGCTTTCATTTAATAGCCGTGTATTGCAGGAAGCAATGGATAAATCGGTGCCGCTAATTGAGCGGGTCCGCTTTCTCGGTATTTTCTCCAATAACCAAGATGAATTTTTTAAAGTCCGAGTTGCCGATGTAAAACGGCGTGTGCTGATCCATAAAGAACATGGCGGTGACCCGAAAGCCGAAGACTTGCTGCATGTGATCCAAGATCGCGTCATGGAACTGGGGCAAATCTTCGATAGCACCTACCATGAACTGATGATGGCGTTAGCCCGACATAATATCTTCCTCATTAATGAAGAACAGACCAGCCCGGAACAACAACTCTGGTTACGCAATTTCTTCAAAGAAAAAGTATTACGCCATATCAGCCCTATTCTACTAACCAGCGATAGTGACCCCGTTAGCTTTCTGAAAGACCAATACACCTACCTCGCGGTCAAGATGAAAAAAGAAGGCAAACACGGACAATATGCGCTGATTGAAGTGCCCACCGACCACGTTCCACGTTTTGTACCTGTACCAAGCGACGGTAATCGCGGGAAAAAAGTCTTAATTATTCTGGATAACGTCATCCGTTTTTGTCTGGATGATATTTTCCGTGGCTTCTTTGAATATGACACCATTGCCGCTTATTCCGTCAAGATGACCCGTGATGCAGAATTTGATGTCTCGTCACAGATGGATTTAACCCTGCTGGAGAAAACCAGTGAAGGGTTAAAACAGCGCCTCAAAGCGCTGCCGGTGCGTTTCTCGTATGATCGTGAAATGCCACAGGCTATGGTGCAATTTCTGACCAGTAAATTAGAGATGAGCCACTACGATTCGATCATGCCTGGTGGTCGTTATCATAATTTCAAAGATTTTATCGGCTTTCCGAATGTCGGCCGCACCTATCTGGAAAATTACAAACTACCGGCTCTCGATTGCCAGGATTTTGAACGGCATCAGACCGTGTTTCAGGCGATCACAGAGCAAGACATTCTGCTGCACTACCCTTATCACAAATTCAAATACATGACCGAGATCTTACGGCAGGCCTCTTTCGACCCGGCGGTTGTCTCGATCAAAATGAATATCTACCGTGTTGCCAGTCAGTCACGCGTCATCGATTCGCTGATCGATGCGGCTAACAACGGTAAACGCGTGACGGTCGTGGTTGAACTGCAGGCGCGCTTTGATGAAGCAGCCAACATCAAATGGGCAAACCGCCTGAAAGATGCCGGTGTGAAAGTACTGTTTGGTCTTGATAGCTTGAAAGTGCACTCCAAGTTGTGTCTGATCACGCGTCGCGAAGGTGATGAACAAGTGCGCTACGCGCATATCGGCACCGGGAACTTCAACGAAAAAACAGCGAAGATTTATACCGACTTCTCACTGTTTACCCGGCATCCGGAAATTACTGCTGAAGTCGATAACGTATTTGAATTTATTGAGCACCCTTATCGTCGGATCAAATTTAATCACCTGCTGGTATCGCCGATTAATTCACGGCGTTATATCTACCGTTTGATCGATAATGAGTTAACCAATGCCCGCGCAGGTTTACCGGCTGAAATTACCATTAAGATCAATAATTTGGTGGATACCGGTATGGTGCAGCGCTTGTATGCAGCCAGTCAGGCGGGCGTGAAAATTCGCATGATCATCCGTGGTATGTGTTCATTAGTGCCAGGCATTCCGGGCATCAGCGATAACATTTCAATTATCAGCATTGTCGACCGTTATCTGGAGCATCCTCGCGTCATGGTGTTCCACAATAATGGCAACCCGAAACTGTTCATTTCATCCGCTGATTGGATGACTCGTAATCTGGATCATCGCGTGGAAGTGGGTACGCCGGTTTATGATGAACGCTTAAAACAGCGCATTATGGATATGCTAGAAATACAGTTTAATGACACCACGAAAGCACGTGTGATTGATGCGGATCAACGGAACAGCTATGTTCCGCGCGGAAATCGTCGTAAAATTCGTTCACAAATCTGTATTTACGAATACCTGCAACGACTGGAGTTACCAACAGATGCCGAATAACATGCTTGCTGCGATCGATCTGGGTTCCAATAGTTTTCATATGATGGTTGCCCGAGTGGTTGATGGTCGCTTACAAGTTGTCGATCGGTTAAAAGAACGAGTTCGTCTGGCTGAAGGCATGGACGAATTCAAAAATCTGTCGGAAGAAGCTATGCAGCGCGGGCTCAATTGTCTGGCGCTGTTTGCTGAGCGTATGCAAAGCATCCACCCGGATGCTATTCGTATCACTGGCACCTATACCCTGCGTGTTGCTCATAACGCGCAACACTTCATTGAGCGCGCCAAGTTATTGCTCGGTCATCCCATCGAAATCATTTCTGGTTTGGAAGAAGCACGTCTGATTTATCAGGGGGTTTCGCATACACAACATACGCAAGGCCGTATGCTGGTGATCGATATTGGTGGTGGTAGTACTGAACTGATCATCGGCGAGAAATATCTGCCGATGGCACTGACCAGCCGCAAAATGGGCTGTGTTACTTTTACCAAACAATTTTTCAGTAATGGGAAATTGTCAGAAAAAAACTTCAACGCAGCTATCTTTGAAGCATTGCACCAGTTGGAACCAATCCTGACCCAATTTACCACATTGGGCTGGCGCCAATGTTTGGGTAGCTCGGGTACCATCAAAACGGTGAAAGAGTTGTTACTGGCAGCCGGTGGCGATGGCCAAATCACCCTGGCCGGGCTTGAACATTTGAAACAACAGATGATTCAGCAAAAATATATCGCAGAACTGAGTTTACCTGAGCTGACTGACGATCGACGCCCAGTGATTGCAGCCGGCGTATCGATTTTGATCGCCCTGTTCCAAGGGTTGGGAATTGAACACATGGATTACTCTGACGGTGCCTTACGTGAAGGGATCTTGTACGAATTTGCTTCGCGCCAAGAACAGCATGATACTCGTGAACAAACCGCTAAAGGGCTGGCGGATATGTATCACATTGATATTCCGCAAGCGCATCGGGTTAAAAAAACAACCTTAGCACTGTTCGATGCCGTATGCGTTGACTGGCAACTCTCGTACGAACAAATGCGCCCATTGATCAGCTGGGCTGCGGCATTGCATGAAGTTGGGTTGGTAATTAACTTTTCTGCCATCCAACGTCATTCTTCTTACATTCTACAAAACTCTGATCTGCCAGGTTTTAACCAAGAAGAGCAACAAGCACTGGCCTCGTTGGTGCGTTTCCACCGTAAAGCCATCAAGGCTTATGAATTCAGCCCAATCCCTAACTATGATGATCAGGCCATCTGGCGTTGTATTCGGATATTACGTATTGCCGTGGCATTAAATCATCGCCGGATGGATGAACTGCTGCCGCATATTGGTATTCGCGTCATTGGCGATACCATGACCTTGATGCTTCCGAACCGCTGGTGTGAAAACAATAAGCTACTGATGCAGAATCTAGAACGTGAGCAAAAATACATGAAAGCCATGCTCTGGGAACTAGTGCTAGAAGTAGTAAATTAATCTCAGGCAAAGAGATGGGAAGTACACTTCCTGTTAGCTTGCCGCTGCGATAAATGCTTAACCGCGAACAAAACAAGACAAAATCCGGCTACTGTAATTGGTCCTGAAGAATAACGGATCAACACAGTGCCGGTGAGTATGTGCAGAAATGGCTTAAATTCATAAAACAAATCCGGCAAAATCCATCTTTTCTGCGGTACAGCAATATTGTCCGTGCGACGATACGCTGAACGCATGATCCAGACTGCAGCACCAACAAAATAGAACACTGAAGCAGAAAACCATAATAATGGCAGCTCTGCAAAACTTAATAGCAAGATCCCCAGAGTTAAATAAACCGCAGGCAATGCTTCATAGATAATTAAAGGAATCATGTCTGAATCTCCCAGTACAATCCGTTGCTGGTGCCACTAAATCCAGTTAGAAATGATTTATCGGCTCATTTTGGATTATAGAAGAAGATTCATATGGGATATTTTATTTGACAGGTTTCTTATTCTGGATCAAACAACTGCTGATCTTTTACGCGCTGCTTTTCCGCTTTTTTCTCAGCCCGACGGCGACGGAAAAAATCACTGAGCTGTTGGCTGCATGTATCTGCCGCTATGCCGCCAGTAATTCCGACCATATGGTTATGCCGAGGATCACTCAAAATATCAAAAACCGAGCCTGCAGCACCGGTTTTCAGATCACTGGCACCATACACCACGCGCGCGATACGGCTGTGGATCATCGCACCAGCGCACATCACACAAGGCTCTAACGTGACATATAACGTAGCGCCAAGCAGCCGATAATTTCCGATCAAATCGCCAGCCTGCCTGATCGCCATGATTTCTGCATGCGCACAAGCATCATGCTGGCTGATGGATAAATTCCAGCCCTCGCCTATCACCTTATTATCTAACACCAACACGGCACCTACAGGCACTTCCCCTGCCTGTTCTGCCCGATCAGCCAGTTGCATTGCGTAGTGCATCCAGTAAATATCTTGTTCTGCTTGTGACATGAGACATCCTCTATGAGATGCTTATTATGCCGGAGTGAGGAGATATCGAGAAGGCGAGATAATCATTAGAAAATACAAATAAAAAAGCGGAGCTATGAAAGCTCCGCTGATGTTTAAGCAATATTATTTGCTTAACACTTCCAGTTGTTTGGCAACAATTTTCGCAGGCAGAGGGATATAACCGTCTTTCTCTACGATGTTCTGACCAGTTTTAGACAGAACCATTTTCAGGAACTCTTTCTGCATAGGATCCAGTGGCTTGTTTGGTGCCTTGTTTACGTAGATAAACAAGTAACGAGACAGTGGATACGCGCCTGAAATTGCATTTTCTTCAGTTGCTTCGATGAAGGTTTTACCACCATCTTTAGACAACGGAACTGCTTTCACGCCTGATGTTTTGTAACCAATACCTGAGTAACCCAAACCATTCAGTGATGCAGCTACTGACTGTACTACAGAAGCAGAACCTGGCTGTTCGTTAACGGTGTTTTTGAAGTCACCTTTACACAGCGCATGTTCTTTGAAGTAACCGTAAGTACCTGATACT
This window contains:
- a CDS encoding ABC transporter permease subunit, whose translation is MSTESINLTMSGSRKRRVTDRLASIGVTTGGILVLVALLLIFFYLLYVVKPIFVGASLEPAASLQVPVKGTTAILGTDEQNQVGYRFSQQGDIDFFSLNKDSGHPVGSVLLHNSPADTVTAVANTALGKPMVVYGFANGKAQVLQPDFVTTYPEGKTHLTEAEIKYPLGTSPIELDPEGHAITQLAYEAKSDKRVFAFATEAGAQLLVQSGEENFLSGEVEWQSQHYRLPEITGKIDQLILTPNLNVLLVRVGNLLSIYNIVTPENITLKASLQVNAQQANVTNISLLSGASSLLVANDNGVISQWFEVLKNGERKFTQIREFQADKSIRALAPEHNRKGFATLSGENHIELFYTTSHARLYAENLGTTALDAMALSPRNSALLLQQNDKFQLFHVNNEHPEVSWSSLWTQVWYEGYPEPQFVWQSTSASDDFEPKLSLVPLAFGTLKAAFYAMLFAVPIALSGAIYAGYFMSAGMRNFVKPTVEIMAALPTVILGFMAGLWLAPAIEENLPGIVLMLVSLPLGVLLTGMGWNALPRKIKSVLPEGWHALVLVPVIVLIGWGCIEISPFLETHLFHGNVRGFITNDIGIRFDQRNSLVVGIAMGFAVIPTIFSIAEDAVFSVPKHLTQGSLALGATPWQTLSRVVILTASPGIFSAVMMGLGRAVGETMIVLMATGNTPIMNMSIFEGLRTLAANIAVEMPESEVGSSHYRVLFLAAFVLFVFTFIFNSIAEFIRQRLREKYSSM
- the ppk1 gene encoding polyphosphate kinase 1 produces the protein MNSDKLWLEKELSWLSFNSRVLQEAMDKSVPLIERVRFLGIFSNNQDEFFKVRVADVKRRVLIHKEHGGDPKAEDLLHVIQDRVMELGQIFDSTYHELMMALARHNIFLINEEQTSPEQQLWLRNFFKEKVLRHISPILLTSDSDPVSFLKDQYTYLAVKMKKEGKHGQYALIEVPTDHVPRFVPVPSDGNRGKKVLIILDNVIRFCLDDIFRGFFEYDTIAAYSVKMTRDAEFDVSSQMDLTLLEKTSEGLKQRLKALPVRFSYDREMPQAMVQFLTSKLEMSHYDSIMPGGRYHNFKDFIGFPNVGRTYLENYKLPALDCQDFERHQTVFQAITEQDILLHYPYHKFKYMTEILRQASFDPAVVSIKMNIYRVASQSRVIDSLIDAANNGKRVTVVVELQARFDEAANIKWANRLKDAGVKVLFGLDSLKVHSKLCLITRREGDEQVRYAHIGTGNFNEKTAKIYTDFSLFTRHPEITAEVDNVFEFIEHPYRRIKFNHLLVSPINSRRYIYRLIDNELTNARAGLPAEITIKINNLVDTGMVQRLYAASQAGVKIRMIIRGMCSLVPGIPGISDNISIISIVDRYLEHPRVMVFHNNGNPKLFISSADWMTRNLDHRVEVGTPVYDERLKQRIMDMLEIQFNDTTKARVIDADQRNSYVPRGNRRKIRSQICIYEYLQRLELPTDAE
- the ppx gene encoding exopolyphosphatase, whose translation is MPNNMLAAIDLGSNSFHMMVARVVDGRLQVVDRLKERVRLAEGMDEFKNLSEEAMQRGLNCLALFAERMQSIHPDAIRITGTYTLRVAHNAQHFIERAKLLLGHPIEIISGLEEARLIYQGVSHTQHTQGRMLVIDIGGGSTELIIGEKYLPMALTSRKMGCVTFTKQFFSNGKLSEKNFNAAIFEALHQLEPILTQFTTLGWRQCLGSSGTIKTVKELLLAAGGDGQITLAGLEHLKQQMIQQKYIAELSLPELTDDRRPVIAAGVSILIALFQGLGIEHMDYSDGALREGILYEFASRQEQHDTREQTAKGLADMYHIDIPQAHRVKKTTLALFDAVCVDWQLSYEQMRPLISWAAALHEVGLVINFSAIQRHSSYILQNSDLPGFNQEEQQALASLVRFHRKAIKAYEFSPIPNYDDQAIWRCIRILRIAVALNHRRMDELLPHIGIRVIGDTMTLMLPNRWCENNKLLMQNLEREQKYMKAMLWELVLEVVN
- the tadA gene encoding tRNA adenosine(34) deaminase TadA codes for the protein MSQAEQDIYWMHYAMQLADRAEQAGEVPVGAVLVLDNKVIGEGWNLSISQHDACAHAEIMAIRQAGDLIGNYRLLGATLYVTLEPCVMCAGAMIHSRIARVVYGASDLKTGAAGSVFDILSDPRHNHMVGITGGIAADTCSQQLSDFFRRRRAEKKAEKQRVKDQQLFDPE